From the genome of Sphingobacterium sp. UGAL515B_05:
GTCGAAGCACCAGGAGAAGCTCCTAATAGCGCAGCAATAGAACCATCTGCACTAGAAACAACCTCTGTACCAAATTCCAAAATTCCACCTTTCTTTTCATCTTTCTTGATGACCTGAACACGTTGTCCTGCTTTCTCGATAACCCAATCCTCCAATTTAGCTGTAGGCATAAATTGTTTTAAAGACTCTAGTTTATCTTTTGGTGACTTCATGACTTCAGTAATAAGATACTTCGTCAAAGGTAAGTTGTCAAGTCCGGCGGATAACATCGGGCGGATATTGGACAATTTGATGGAAGCAGGTAGATCGAAGTAAGACCCCTGTTTTAAGAATTTAGTCGAGAAACCTGCATATGGTCCAAACAATAACGCTTGTTTGCCATCAATATAACGTGTATCTAAGTGCGGTACAGACATTGGAGGAGCACCAACAGAAGCTTTTCCATACACTTTCGCATGATGTGTATTTATGATCTCTTCATTTACACAACGTAGCCATTGGCCCCCTACAGGAAATCCGCCATAGCCTTTCGCTTCTGGTATTCCAGATTTTTCCAACAACAACAACGAGTGGCCACCGGCCCCAATAAATACAAACTTTGCTTTGATTTCTCTCTTTGTTCCTATCTTTAAATCTTTGACCTCCACTTCCCAACGGCCATCGTCTTCACGTTCGATGTCGATTACTTCATGGTTTAAGGAGATCGAAATATTTTCTTTATTTTCAAGGTTAGCGATCAAATCACGTGTCAACGACCCAAAATTAACATCGGTACCCAGATCCATTTTTGTCGCAGCAATTTTTTCATCGGCCTCGCGTCCTTCCATCATCAATGGAATCCACGATTTCAACAATGCCGTATCTTCGGTATACTCCATCCCTTTGAACAAGTTTTGGGTCGTCAATGTTTCCCATCTTGTCTTTAGGAATTTAGCATCTTTTTCACCAAAAACCGCACTCATGTGTGGAATACTACGGATAAAATTTTCAGGTTGGGCAATAATGCCTTTATCAACGAGGTAGGACCAAAATTGCTTAGACACTTCAAATTGCTCAGCAATTTTAACTGCTTTATCAATCTTTACAGAACCATCTTTCTGTTCGGGGGTATAATTTAACTCGCATAAGGCAGAGTGACCCGTGCCAGCATTATTCCAAGCGTCAGAACTTTCAGCAGCCACAACATCCAAACGCTCAAGAATTTCAATATTAACGTCTGGGCTTAATTCATTGATTAGAGTACCCAAAGTAGCACTCATAATACCGGCGCCGATCAGAACAACGTCAACTTCTTTATTTGATTTTTTGCTCATGTTTTTGTGATTGATGCAAATTTAATATAGTTTTTGGTAAACGTCCAAGTCTTTTGTCAAAAAACTGTACTTTTTAGAACCACTTATTCAAAAATACCATTGATTTATTAAAATAATCCTAAGTGAGCGATCGCTTACCGTAAAATTCTAAAATTGTTTCCGGAAAACACTCCCCCACTCCAAGATAAACACAAGGTCAGCACACAATGTTTTCCTATTTTAAACCGTTATTTATCGAAAGATTTTGTGTTATAATATAGTTTTAACATTTTTGCAGAACATCGAAAGGCAATAGTGTATACAATAGCTAAAAAACAAGATCATTTATTCGCTGATACGATGGTATCGAAAAAACACAAGCACTGTGGCATAACCAAGATAAACCAAATGGAAACGAGTTCATGTTTCGTATTGAATTCCAGTAACAGACAGGCTGTGAGAGAAAGACAGGGCGTTGAAAATGGACATAAATGCCTAAGTGTGAATAATTGAAGAACAAATAACTTATACAGATGAAAATACTTGAAGGAAAAATTGCTTTAGTAACAGGAGCATCAAAAGGAATCGGAAGGAAAATTGCAGAAGTGTTTGCACAACATGGTGCTAACGTCGCTTTTACATATCTTTCTTCTGTCGAAAAAGGACAGGCGCTGGAACAGGAGCTTCAGGCTTTCGGTACCAAAGTGATTGGTTATCGCTCTGACGCTTCAAAATTCGAAGAAGCAGAACAATTAATCAACG
Proteins encoded in this window:
- a CDS encoding malate:quinone oxidoreductase, encoding MSKKSNKEVDVVLIGAGIMSATLGTLINELSPDVNIEILERLDVVAAESSDAWNNAGTGHSALCELNYTPEQKDGSVKIDKAVKIAEQFEVSKQFWSYLVDKGIIAQPENFIRSIPHMSAVFGEKDAKFLKTRWETLTTQNLFKGMEYTEDTALLKSWIPLMMEGREADEKIAATKMDLGTDVNFGSLTRDLIANLENKENISISLNHEVIDIEREDDGRWEVEVKDLKIGTKREIKAKFVFIGAGGHSLLLLEKSGIPEAKGYGGFPVGGQWLRCVNEEIINTHHAKVYGKASVGAPPMSVPHLDTRYIDGKQALLFGPYAGFSTKFLKQGSYFDLPASIKLSNIRPMLSAGLDNLPLTKYLITEVMKSPKDKLESLKQFMPTAKLEDWVIEKAGQRVQVIKKDEKKGGILEFGTEVVSSADGSIAALLGASPGASTSVAIMISLLKKCFPERAKSDEYRKKLREMIPSHGKSLNDDAQLCKETRTRTHKALKLIDIE